A segment of the Aureliella helgolandensis genome:
CGCTCTGTGTGCAACGCGCCGCCTTTTTCCCTTCGATTGGGACGCAAAGAAATACCGCGCCGTCGAAGGCCTTGGGACGCTCCGCGAGAGCGTAGCCTCGGTCCGTAAATAGTGTCGCGCCCACGTCGAACGGCTCGACAGCCATTTCGTCAATTGACAGCGCGCCCTTCTGTTGAGCCTTCAGTTCCTTGCCGTCCTCGTGTTTCTTAACCGGAGATGGTGGCTCCATCTTGCGTTCCACCCCGCCAGACGCTTCCCTGACCAATTGCCGCAATTTCACCGAGTCCGTGACGGCTCTCCCCGCAGCGACATCTTCTTCCCGGAAACTGGCAAAGAGAATGTGCCGGTCGCCCGTGCGACTGTAGTCGTAGATGATGTGAATGACGCCGTCGGTGTCCTGTTGACCGTCCGGGTAGGAGACGCCCGCGCGATCATCGAGCATCAGTCCGCCCGTCCAATTCTTACCATCATCTTTGGAAATAAACGCCATCAAATGCGAACGCCCGGTTCTCTCGTCGATAGGACCGTGCTTGACCAGCAGGAGATTTCCCGACGCGAGCCGTCGAACGAAAAAGCGGGCGCTGGGATGCGCGATCGCCGAGGGGGTCAGTTCGGGCCAGGTTTTTCCCCGATCGTTAGAGACGCTTTCGCCGATTCCGTATTTCGTCCGGACTAACAGCCAGATCGATTCGTCACGCCGCTCGATAAACATGTGTTCATCGAAAGCGCGCATCTCTTCGGGGACATTGCAACCGCCGCGTCGCGACCAGCTTTTCCCCTGATCGGACGAGACAATCATGCGAGCGCTTTCGTCGGTCGTACGCCAGGTCGAAGCCGGTAACGCCCATTCGCCGGTCGATAGGACCAGCGGTTTGCACATCATGACTCCGTCGGTGACCCGCTCCGGTTTTCCGTAGAGCGGCTGCTCCGCCTCGGGATCTTCGATTTCCAAAA
Coding sequences within it:
- a CDS encoding sialidase family protein, translated to MKLFTNRIILLALSIVVVAMGNLRAQDSLFLEPPQYIGPPKALQAVTNRAFAGIPSLAVSKGGRLWATWYAGKTPGEDLNNYVVLSTSGDGGTTWKEVLVVDPDAGGPVRAYDPELWIAPDGKLRLVWAQAIGHMGNIAGVWFLEIEDPEAEQPLYGKPERVTDGVMMCKPLVLSTGEWALPASTWRTTDESARMIVSSDQGKSWSRRGGCNVPEEMRAFDEHMFIERRDESIWLLVRTKYGIGESVSNDRGKTWPELTPSAIAHPSARFFVRRLASGNLLLVKHGPIDERTGRSHLMAFISKDDGKNWTGGLMLDDRAGVSYPDGQQDTDGVIHIIYDYSRTGDRHILFASFREEDVAAGRAVTDSVKLRQLVREASGGVERKMEPPSPVKKHEDGKELKAQQKGALSIDEMAVEPFDVGATLFTDRGYALAERPKAFDGAVFLCVPIEGKKAARCTQSGMVYFLSPEPDRNGDSQSHVLLEQGFEKVALPEVRLFDLKRSANYCTVYQKHCEKADTIEFGKWAVPVFFRN